One genomic segment of Anguilla anguilla isolate fAngAng1 chromosome 2, fAngAng1.pri, whole genome shotgun sequence includes these proteins:
- the csnk1db gene encoding casein kinase I isoform X2: MELRVGNRYRLGRKIGSGSFGDIYLGTDISVGEEVAIKLECVKTKHPQLHIESKIYKMMQGGVGIPAIKWCGAEGDYNVMVMELLGPSLEDLFNFCSRKFSLKTVLLLADQMISRIEYIHSKNFIHRDVKPDNFLMGLGKKGNLVYIIDFGLAKKYRDARTHQHIPYRENKNLTGTARYASINTHLGIEQSRRDDLESLGYVLMYFNLGSLPWQGLKAATKRQKYERISEKKMSTPIEVLCKGYPSEFATYLNFCRSLRFDDKPDYSYLRQLFRNLFHRQGFSYDYVFDWNMLKFGANRAAEDAERERRDREDRLRHGRNPGARGLPSASGRPRGAQDAAAPAPLNPASHTGMERERKVSMRLHRGAPVNISSSDLTGRQDTSRMSTSQNSIPFDHHGK, translated from the exons gaaCAGACATTTCGGTGGGGGAAGAAGTGGCCATCAAGCTGGAATGTGTGAAAACGAAACATCCGCAGCTCCACATCGAGAGCAAGATCTACAAGATGATGCAGGGGGGAG TCGGCATCCCAGCGATCAAGTGGTGTGGTGCTGAAGGGGACTACAATGTGATGGTGATGGAGCTGCTGGGGCCCAGTCTGGAGGACCTCTTCAATTTCTGCTCTCGGAAGTTCAGCCTGAAGACCGTCTTACTGTTGGCTGACCAGATG ATCAGTCGTATCGAGTACATCCACTCCAAGAACTTCATCCACAGAGACGTGAAGCCCGACAACTTCCTCATGGGTCTCGGGAAGAAGGGCAACCTCGTTTACATCATCGACTTTGGCCTGGCCAAGAAATACCGGGACGCCCGCACACACCAGCATATCCCCTACCGCGAGAACAAGAACCTGACCGGCACAGCCCGCTACGCCTCCATCAACACGCACCTGGGCATCG AGCAATCCCGTCGTGATGACCTGGAGTCCCTCGGCTACGTGCTCATGTACTTCAACCTGGGGTCTCTGCCTTGGCAGGGCCTCAAGGCCGCCACCAAGAGGCAGAAATACGAGCGCATCAGCGAGAAGAAAATGTCCACTCCCATAGAGGTCCTGTGCAAGGGATACCCAT CTGAATTTGCCACATACCTCAATTTCTGTCGTTCCCTGCGCTTTGATGACAAGCCCGACTACTCCTACTTGAGACAGCTGTTCAGGAACCTCTTCCACAGACAGGGCTTCTCCTACGACTACGTCTTTGACTGGAACATGCTGAAGTTT GGAGCCAACAGAGCAGCGGAGGATGCGGAGCGCGAgcggagagacagggaggacaGACTGAGGCACGGCAGGAACCCCGGCGCCAGGGGACTGCCCTCCGCCTCCGGCAGGCCCCGGGGAGCCCAAGACGCCGCTGCGCCCGCCCCCCTCAACccagcctcacacacag GAATGGAGCGAGAGAGGAAGGTCAGCATGAGATTACACCGCGGAGCCCCTGTCAACATCTCCTCCTCTGACCTGACCGGGCGGCAGGACACCTCCCGCATGTCCACTTCACAG AATAGCATTCCCTTCGATCACCACGGCAAGTAG
- the csnk1db gene encoding casein kinase I isoform X1: MELRVGNRYRLGRKIGSGSFGDIYLGTDISVGEEVAIKLECVKTKHPQLHIESKIYKMMQGGVGIPAIKWCGAEGDYNVMVMELLGPSLEDLFNFCSRKFSLKTVLLLADQMISRIEYIHSKNFIHRDVKPDNFLMGLGKKGNLVYIIDFGLAKKYRDARTHQHIPYRENKNLTGTARYASINTHLGIEQSRRDDLESLGYVLMYFNLGSLPWQGLKAATKRQKYERISEKKMSTPIEVLCKGYPSEFATYLNFCRSLRFDDKPDYSYLRQLFRNLFHRQGFSYDYVFDWNMLKFGANRAAEDAERERRDREDRLRHGRNPGARGLPSASGRPRGAQDAAAPAPLNPASHTGMERERKVSMRLHRGAPVNISSSDLTGRQDTSRMSTSQILSRVNPSSLHSAVPR; this comes from the exons gaaCAGACATTTCGGTGGGGGAAGAAGTGGCCATCAAGCTGGAATGTGTGAAAACGAAACATCCGCAGCTCCACATCGAGAGCAAGATCTACAAGATGATGCAGGGGGGAG TCGGCATCCCAGCGATCAAGTGGTGTGGTGCTGAAGGGGACTACAATGTGATGGTGATGGAGCTGCTGGGGCCCAGTCTGGAGGACCTCTTCAATTTCTGCTCTCGGAAGTTCAGCCTGAAGACCGTCTTACTGTTGGCTGACCAGATG ATCAGTCGTATCGAGTACATCCACTCCAAGAACTTCATCCACAGAGACGTGAAGCCCGACAACTTCCTCATGGGTCTCGGGAAGAAGGGCAACCTCGTTTACATCATCGACTTTGGCCTGGCCAAGAAATACCGGGACGCCCGCACACACCAGCATATCCCCTACCGCGAGAACAAGAACCTGACCGGCACAGCCCGCTACGCCTCCATCAACACGCACCTGGGCATCG AGCAATCCCGTCGTGATGACCTGGAGTCCCTCGGCTACGTGCTCATGTACTTCAACCTGGGGTCTCTGCCTTGGCAGGGCCTCAAGGCCGCCACCAAGAGGCAGAAATACGAGCGCATCAGCGAGAAGAAAATGTCCACTCCCATAGAGGTCCTGTGCAAGGGATACCCAT CTGAATTTGCCACATACCTCAATTTCTGTCGTTCCCTGCGCTTTGATGACAAGCCCGACTACTCCTACTTGAGACAGCTGTTCAGGAACCTCTTCCACAGACAGGGCTTCTCCTACGACTACGTCTTTGACTGGAACATGCTGAAGTTT GGAGCCAACAGAGCAGCGGAGGATGCGGAGCGCGAgcggagagacagggaggacaGACTGAGGCACGGCAGGAACCCCGGCGCCAGGGGACTGCCCTCCGCCTCCGGCAGGCCCCGGGGAGCCCAAGACGCCGCTGCGCCCGCCCCCCTCAACccagcctcacacacag GAATGGAGCGAGAGAGGAAGGTCAGCATGAGATTACACCGCGGAGCCCCTGTCAACATCTCCTCCTCTGACCTGACCGGGCGGCAGGACACCTCCCGCATGTCCACTTCACAG ATCCTGTCTCGCGTGAACCCTAGCAGTCTCCACTCTGCTGTACCTCGATGA
- the slc16a3 gene encoding monocarboxylate transporter 4 yields the protein MGGVALDDGPSGVKAPDGGWGWAVLFGCFVITGFSYAFPKAVSVFFKELIREFDVGYSDTAWISSILLAMLYGTGPICSVLVNRFGCRPVMMVGGLFASLGMILASFSTSIIHIYLSTGVITGLGLALNFQPSLIMLNRYFSEKRPLANGLAAAGSPVALCCLSPLGQVLQHAYGWRGGFLILGGILLNCCACGALMRPLVPPKKVEEPEGQAKVIEEKKKPKAKLLDFSVFKDRGFLIYTIAASIMVLGLFVPPVFVVSYAKELGNEDTKSALLLTILGFIDIFARPTCGIIAGLKWVRPRCVYFFSIAMLFNGIADIVGSFSKDYNSLVVFCIFFGISYGMVGALQFEVLMAIVGTEKFPSAIGLVLLMEAIAVLVGPPSAGRLLDATKVYMYVFLLAGCEVCLSSIVLATGNFFCLKKKPQEPAMGEMELLNKPPEENSKAIEGTEKGKEEQEEPDKEREKEPEEKEPEEKQPEEKQPESAKVDSAEVETFLKDGKEENGDVVANPETCL from the exons ATGGGAGGAGTCGCACTTGATGATGGCCCCAGTGGGGTAAAGGCACCAgacgggggctgggggtgggcaGTCTTGTTTGGCTGCTTCGTCATTACAGGCTTTTCCTACGCCTTTCCCAAAGCTGTCAGCGTCTTCTTCAAAGAGCTGATCCGGGAGTTTGATGTGGGCTACAGTGACACAGCCTGGATCTCCTCCATCCTGCTGGCCATGCTGTACGGCACAG GCCCTATCTGCAGTGTCTTGGTGAATCGGTTTGGGTGCCGCCCTGTGATGATGGTGGGGGGTCTCTTTGCTTCCCTGGGAATGATATTGGCATCCTTCTCCACCAGCATCATTCATATATACCTGTCCACCGGCGTCATCACAG GCTTAGGACTGGCCCTGAACTTCCAGCCCTCTCTCATCATGCTGAACAGGTACTTCAGTGAAAAACGCCCACTGGCAAATGGCCTGGCTGCTGCGGGGAGTCCGGTCGCCTTGTGCTGCCTCTCCCCACTGGGACAGGTGCTGCAGCATGCGTATGGCTGGCGGGGGGGCTTCCTCATCCTGGGGGGGATATTGCTCAACTGCTGTGCCTGTGGAGCCCTCATGAGACCACTGgttccccccaaaaaagtggAGGAACCAGAGGGCCAGGCCAAGGTCatagaggagaagaagaagccaAAGGCCAAGCTTCTGGACTTCAGTGTATTCAAGGACAGGGGCTTTCTTATCTACACTATTGCGGCCTCCATCATGGTGCTGGGCCTGTTCGTGCCGCCTGTCTTTGTGGTGAGCTATGCCAAGGAGCTGGGCAATGAAGACACCAAGTCGGCTCTGTTGCTGACCATCCTGGGCTTCATTGACATCTTTGCCCGGCCCACCTGCGGTATTATCGCCGGGCTGAAGTGGGTGCGCCCGCGCTGCGTCTACTTCTTCAGCATTGCCATGCTCTTCAACGGCATTGCAGACATAGTGGGTTCCTTTTCCAAGGACTACAATTCCCTGGTGGTCTTCTGCATTTTCTTTGGCATCTCCTACGGCATGGTTGGCGCCCTCCAGTTTGAAGTGCTGATGGCCATCGTGGGCACAGAGAAGTTCCCCAGCGCCATTGGCCTGGTGCTGCTGATGGAGGCCATCGCTGTGCTGGTGGGACCGCCCTCTGCAG GGCGATTGCTGGATGCCACCAAGGTCTATATGTATGTGTTCTTGTTGGCCGGGTGCGAGGTGTGCCTCTCATCCATCGTGCTGGCCACCGGCAATTTCTTCTGCCTCAAGAAGAAGCCCCAGGAGCCGGCGATGGGCGAGATGGAGCTGCTCAACAAGCCCCCTGAGGAAAACAGCAAGGCCATCGAGGGCAcggagaaagggaaggaggagcaggaggagcccgacaaagaaagagagaaggagccAGAAGAGAAGGAGCCGGAAGAGAAGCAGCCGGAAGAGAAGCAGCCTGAGAGCGCAAAGGTGGACTCTGCAGAGGTGGAGACCTTTCTGAAAGACGGCAAGGAGGAGAACGGAGATGTGGTCGCCAACCCTGAGACGTGCCTGTGA